From Gordonia crocea, the proteins below share one genomic window:
- the rpsA gene encoding 30S ribosomal protein S1, whose protein sequence is MSSPTISSPQVAVNDIGSAEDFLAAIDSTIKYFNDGDIVEGTIVKVDRDEVLLDIGYKTEGVIPSRELSIKHDVDPSEVVNVGDEVEALVLTKEDKEGRLILSKKRAQYERAWGTIEELKEKDEAVKGTVIEVVKGGLILDIGLRGFLPASLVEMRRVRDLQPYIGKEIEAKIIELDKNRNNVVLSRRAWLEQTQSEVRSEFLHQLQKGQVRKGVVSSIVNFGAFVDLGGVDGLVHVSELSWKHIDHPNEVVTVGDEVTVEVLDVDLDRERVSLSLKATQEDPWRQFARTHAIGQIVPGKVTKLVPFGAFVRVEEGIEGLVHISELAERHVEVPDQVVAVGDDALVKVIDIDLERRRISLSLKQANEDYTEEFDPSKYGMADSYDEQGNYIFPEGFDADTNEWLEGFEEQQKAWEARYAEAERRHKMHTAQMEKFAKAAAEAENAPSDYSSSTDDAKSGSSAPSAGGSLASDEQLAALREKLAGNA, encoded by the coding sequence ATGTCGTCCCCCACTATCTCCTCGCCGCAAGTAGCCGTCAACGACATCGGCTCGGCCGAGGATTTTCTCGCCGCCATCGATTCCACGATCAAGTACTTCAACGATGGCGACATCGTCGAGGGGACGATCGTCAAGGTCGACCGCGACGAGGTCCTGCTTGACATCGGTTACAAGACCGAAGGTGTCATCCCGTCCCGCGAGCTCTCCATCAAGCACGATGTCGACCCCAGCGAGGTCGTCAACGTCGGTGATGAGGTCGAGGCCCTCGTTCTCACCAAGGAGGACAAGGAAGGCCGCCTGATCCTGTCCAAGAAGCGCGCCCAGTACGAGCGCGCCTGGGGCACCATCGAGGAGCTCAAGGAGAAGGACGAGGCCGTCAAGGGCACCGTCATCGAGGTCGTCAAGGGCGGCCTGATCCTCGACATCGGCCTGCGCGGCTTCCTGCCGGCATCGCTGGTCGAGATGCGCCGCGTCCGCGATCTGCAGCCGTACATCGGCAAGGAGATCGAGGCCAAGATCATCGAGCTCGACAAGAACCGCAACAACGTGGTCCTGTCGCGCCGTGCGTGGCTCGAGCAGACCCAGTCCGAGGTGCGCAGCGAGTTCCTGCACCAGCTCCAGAAGGGGCAGGTCCGCAAGGGCGTCGTGTCCTCGATCGTCAACTTCGGCGCCTTCGTCGATCTCGGCGGCGTCGACGGCCTGGTCCACGTGTCGGAGTTGTCCTGGAAGCACATCGACCACCCGAACGAGGTCGTCACCGTGGGCGACGAGGTCACCGTCGAGGTCCTCGACGTCGATCTGGACCGCGAGCGCGTCTCGCTGTCGCTCAAGGCGACCCAGGAAGACCCGTGGCGCCAGTTCGCCCGCACCCACGCGATCGGTCAGATCGTGCCGGGCAAGGTCACCAAGCTGGTTCCGTTCGGCGCGTTCGTCCGCGTCGAGGAGGGCATCGAGGGTCTGGTCCACATCTCCGAGCTGGCCGAGCGCCACGTCGAGGTGCCGGATCAGGTTGTCGCCGTCGGTGACGACGCGCTGGTCAAGGTCATCGACATCGACCTCGAGCGCCGTCGGATCTCGCTGAGCCTCAAGCAGGCCAACGAGGACTACACCGAGGAGTTCGACCCGTCGAAGTACGGCATGGCCGACAGCTACGACGAGCAGGGCAACTACATCTTCCCCGAGGGCTTCGACGCCGACACCAACGAGTGGCTCGAGGGCTTCGAGGAGCAGCAGAAGGCCTGGGAGGCGCGTTACGCCGAGGCCGAGCGCCGCCACAAGATGCACACCGCCCAGATGGAGAAGTTCGCGAAGGCCGCCGCCGAGGCGGAGAACGCCCCGAGCGACTACTCCTCGTCGACCGACGACGCCAAGTCGGGTTCGTCGGCGCCGAGCGCCGGTGGCTCGCTGGCCAGCGACGAGCAGCTCGCCGCACTGCGCGAGAAGCTCGCCGGCAACGCCTGA
- a CDS encoding ferritin: protein MKMTASLEKAFIKQITKEFESAMLYRQLAIELELMNLPGISKWLKSHADEELTHADKLIKHLTDRDNHPIIGDIKTPKVKVTSVTETFDVALEAEKDVSQAIRDLYSAANEANDIDSRSLLDWFVNEQIEEEATVSEILGRARLVNEDGSGVLRLDAELGASA, encoded by the coding sequence ATGAAGATGACAGCCAGCCTTGAGAAAGCATTCATCAAGCAGATCACCAAAGAGTTCGAATCCGCGATGCTCTACCGCCAGCTGGCGATCGAGCTGGAGCTCATGAACCTGCCGGGAATCTCCAAGTGGCTCAAGAGCCACGCCGACGAGGAGCTGACCCATGCGGACAAGCTCATCAAGCACCTCACCGACCGGGACAACCACCCGATCATCGGCGACATCAAGACCCCGAAGGTCAAGGTGACGAGCGTGACCGAGACCTTCGACGTCGCACTGGAGGCCGAGAAGGACGTCTCGCAGGCCATCCGAGACCTCTACAGCGCGGCCAACGAGGCCAACGACATCGACTCGCGCTCGCTGCTCGACTGGTTCGTCAACGAGCAGATCGAGGAAGAGGCGACGGTCAGCGAGATCCTCGGCCGGGCCCGCCTCGTGAACGAGGACGGCTCCGGCGTCCTGCGACTCGACGCCGAACTCGGCGCGAGCGCCTGA
- a CDS encoding isochorismatase family protein: protein MARRALILVDVQYDFCEGGALAVAGGLDVAHSLAAALRDEEFLSAYDVVVTTQDWHIDPGEHFAAPGEEPDFRVSWPVHCVAESDGARIVDELADAVRGIDTVPVIEVFKGHYAAAYSGFEGVTDDDEPLIDRLRAHGITDVDVAGIATDYCVKETALHAAQAGLRTTVLTDFAVGIRAPDVAELYADGFPAAGVLVR from the coding sequence ATGGCACGACGCGCGCTGATTCTGGTCGACGTCCAATACGACTTCTGTGAAGGCGGGGCGTTGGCGGTCGCCGGCGGCCTGGACGTCGCGCACAGCCTCGCTGCGGCCCTGCGCGACGAGGAGTTCCTCTCCGCCTACGACGTGGTGGTCACGACGCAAGACTGGCACATCGACCCCGGCGAGCACTTCGCGGCGCCGGGGGAAGAACCGGACTTCCGCGTCTCCTGGCCGGTGCACTGTGTCGCCGAATCCGATGGCGCCCGCATCGTCGACGAACTCGCCGACGCCGTGCGCGGCATCGACACGGTCCCGGTCATCGAGGTGTTCAAGGGCCACTACGCCGCCGCGTACTCCGGGTTCGAGGGCGTCACCGACGACGACGAGCCGCTGATCGACCGCCTGCGCGCGCACGGCATCACCGACGTCGACGTCGCCGGGATCGCCACCGACTATTGCGTCAAGGAGACCGCGCTCCACGCCGCCCAGGCGGGCCTGCGGACGACGGTCCTCACCGATTTTGCAGTGGGGATCCGTGCGCCGGACGTAGCCGAGCTTTACGCCGACGGCTTTCCCGCGGCCGGCGTCCTCGTTCGATAG
- a CDS encoding SDR family oxidoreductase, whose translation MSAPLITDPGPGAFDSRTVVMSGGSRGIGLAIAVALAQRGANIVLLAKTDTPDPRLDGTIHTAVDTIRATGAEAIGVVGDLRNDDDVARLAATAVDAFGGIDIVVNNASALAPTPTAELEMKRYDLIQQINARGTFSLTKACLPQLTASEHARVITLSPPINLSPDWLGRFPAYMVSKYGMSLLTLGFAAEWADRGIACNCLWPETTIATAAVRNLLGGDEAASHSREPEIMGDAAAVLAAKPVDVTGQCFIDADLVREAGVTDLSVYGGEEPIEYDFFLDPPTS comes from the coding sequence ATGTCTGCTCCCCTGATCACCGATCCCGGCCCCGGCGCCTTCGACTCCCGCACGGTGGTCATGTCGGGCGGTAGCCGCGGAATCGGACTCGCCATCGCAGTCGCGCTGGCGCAGCGGGGTGCCAATATCGTGTTGCTGGCCAAGACCGACACTCCCGACCCGCGCCTGGACGGGACCATCCACACCGCGGTCGACACCATCCGCGCGACCGGCGCCGAGGCGATCGGCGTGGTCGGTGACCTGCGCAACGACGACGACGTGGCCCGCTTGGCCGCCACCGCCGTCGACGCGTTCGGCGGCATCGACATCGTCGTCAACAATGCCAGCGCCCTCGCCCCGACCCCCACCGCCGAGCTGGAGATGAAGCGCTACGACCTCATCCAGCAGATCAACGCGCGCGGCACCTTCTCCCTGACGAAGGCGTGTCTCCCGCAGCTCACCGCATCAGAGCACGCCCGCGTCATCACGCTGTCGCCGCCGATCAACCTGTCCCCCGACTGGCTGGGCCGCTTCCCGGCGTACATGGTCTCCAAGTACGGGATGTCGTTGCTGACCCTGGGTTTTGCCGCCGAGTGGGCCGACCGCGGGATCGCCTGCAATTGTCTGTGGCCCGAAACCACGATCGCGACGGCGGCGGTGCGCAATCTGCTGGGCGGCGACGAGGCGGCCAGCCACTCCCGCGAGCCCGAGATCATGGGCGACGCGGCCGCCGTCCTCGCGGCCAAGCCGGTCGACGTGACCGGGCAGTGCTTCATCGACGCCGACCTTGTCCGCGAGGCCGGCGTGACCGACCTCTCGGTCTATGGCGGGGAAGAGCCGATCGAGTACGACTTCTTCCTGGACCCGCCGACTTCCTGA
- the coaE gene encoding dephospho-CoA kinase gives MIRVGLTGGMGAGKSTVAKVFADRDAYLIDADKIAREVVAAGTPGLAALAQAFGDGIIGDDGELDRAALAAKAFADDESRATLNSITHPLIGARTSELLDAAPADAIVVQDIPLLVENHTAPFFHAVVVVNADVEVRVHRLVTSRGLDEGDARARIAAQATEEQRRAVADAWLDNSGEPEHLVEKAIALWDRRLVPYEVNVRSGIPAKPNPTLVAADPNPGSVGTRVTNRLWAIAGERATAVAVTSDTGAGADPVVSVQVTAKDAAAAAELPDLLRAGGFPSDGPGSFASADPGRPAAVSVVVGGTP, from the coding sequence GTGATTCGAGTCGGACTGACAGGCGGAATGGGTGCGGGCAAGTCGACGGTGGCGAAGGTATTCGCCGATCGGGACGCCTACCTGATCGATGCGGACAAGATCGCGCGGGAGGTGGTGGCCGCCGGAACCCCGGGACTGGCCGCGCTGGCGCAGGCGTTCGGCGACGGCATCATCGGCGACGACGGGGAGTTGGACCGCGCGGCGCTCGCGGCGAAGGCATTCGCCGACGACGAGTCGCGCGCGACGCTGAACTCCATCACCCATCCGCTGATCGGGGCCCGGACCTCCGAACTGCTCGACGCGGCGCCGGCGGATGCGATTGTGGTGCAAGACATCCCGCTGCTGGTGGAGAACCACACCGCGCCGTTCTTCCACGCCGTGGTCGTCGTGAACGCCGACGTGGAAGTGCGGGTGCACCGGCTGGTGACCTCGCGCGGCCTCGACGAGGGCGATGCCCGGGCCCGGATCGCGGCGCAGGCGACCGAGGAACAGCGGCGGGCGGTCGCCGACGCCTGGCTGGACAACTCCGGCGAACCCGAGCACCTGGTCGAGAAGGCGATCGCCCTGTGGGACCGTCGCCTGGTTCCCTACGAGGTCAACGTGCGCTCCGGGATTCCGGCGAAGCCCAACCCGACCCTGGTCGCGGCCGACCCGAATCCCGGATCGGTGGGGACCCGGGTGACCAACCGGCTGTGGGCCATCGCGGGGGAACGGGCCACCGCGGTGGCGGTGACCTCGGACACTGGTGCTGGGGCCGACCCGGTGGTGTCGGTGCAGGTCACCGCCAAAGACGCCGCCGCGGCGGCCGAATTGCCCGACCTCCTGCGTGCCGGCGGCTTCCCGTCCGACGGTCCGGGATCCTTCGCGTCGGCGGATCCGGGGCGCCCCGCCGCCGTCAGTGTTGTGGTGGGCGGAACACCGTGA
- a CDS encoding TetR/AcrR family transcriptional regulator — MTAPRPRPGGRSARVRRAVLDATLGLVLDHGIGALTVAAVANRAGVAETTVYRRWPSTTDLVADAVADVAERDNPLPDTGTFAGDLDQLARQIAALLSRPGMGRLLGATAAMSSDPNMAAAREKYWRMRFAASAPVVDRAIARGEIPAGTASYDVLEALAAPLYLRVLVTDQPLDEAFVRRCVAHTLTVFRPPQH; from the coding sequence ATGACCGCACCCCGTCCCCGGCCGGGCGGCCGCAGCGCGCGGGTGCGGCGCGCCGTCCTCGACGCGACACTCGGACTCGTCCTCGACCACGGCATCGGGGCGCTGACCGTGGCAGCGGTCGCCAACCGGGCCGGCGTGGCGGAGACCACGGTGTACCGGCGGTGGCCGTCGACGACCGACCTCGTCGCCGACGCGGTGGCCGACGTGGCCGAGCGGGACAATCCGCTGCCCGACACCGGAACCTTTGCGGGCGACCTCGATCAACTCGCCCGGCAGATCGCCGCCCTGCTGTCGCGGCCCGGCATGGGCCGACTACTCGGCGCCACCGCGGCCATGTCGTCGGATCCGAACATGGCCGCGGCGCGCGAGAAGTATTGGCGCATGCGCTTTGCCGCCAGTGCGCCGGTGGTCGACCGCGCGATCGCGCGCGGCGAAATCCCGGCGGGCACCGCCTCCTACGACGTCCTCGAGGCGCTGGCCGCCCCCCTGTACCTGCGGGTGCTGGTGACCGACCAGCCACTCGACGAGGCGTTCGTGCGCCGATGCGTCGCGCACACCCTCACGGTGTTCCGCCCACCACAACACTGA
- a CDS encoding DUF402 domain-containing protein, with amino-acid sequence MTTAAHPTKTEVFDVAAMTNTDPKGFIRDVDEYRVTDFGLYMSRPSDHARFYWLQSWLLPDLGLRANIFHFTDPDYRPGQRLYLDVGEFHRPDAQGRWHATDWYLDLVDVVGRPLELIDIDEVFDAHTTGYLSTAHCERAVQIAARALVGAAEHDHDVQAWLDSAVGAPVTWLPEPPVRP; translated from the coding sequence ATGACAACCGCCGCCCATCCGACCAAGACCGAGGTCTTCGACGTCGCGGCCATGACCAACACCGATCCCAAGGGCTTCATCCGCGATGTCGACGAGTACCGGGTGACCGATTTCGGGCTCTACATGTCACGGCCGTCGGACCATGCCCGCTTCTATTGGCTTCAGAGTTGGCTGCTCCCCGACCTCGGGCTGCGGGCCAACATCTTCCACTTCACCGACCCGGACTACCGGCCCGGCCAGCGCCTCTACCTCGACGTCGGCGAGTTCCACCGACCCGACGCGCAGGGCCGCTGGCACGCGACCGACTGGTACCTCGACCTCGTCGACGTCGTCGGCCGGCCGCTGGAGCTGATCGACATCGACGAGGTCTTCGACGCCCATACCACGGGCTACCTCTCGACCGCCCACTGCGAGCGCGCCGTGCAGATCGCCGCGCGGGCCCTCGTCGGCGCGGCCGAGCACGACCACGATGTGCAGGCCTGGCTGGATTCGGCGGTCGGCGCCCCGGTGACCTGGCTGCCCGAGCCGCCGGTGCGCCCATGA
- the uvrB gene encoding excinuclease ABC subunit UvrB, whose amino-acid sequence MAFPAEKPVLAHSEFRPIGEIERADGRFEVVSEYEPAGDQPAAIDDLERRITAGERDIVLLGATGTGKSATTAWLIERVQRPTLVMAPNKTLAAQLANELREMLPNNAVEYFVSYYDYYQPEAYIAQTDTYIEKDSSINDDVERLRHSATSSLLSRRDVVVVASVSCIYGLGTPQSYLDRSVEMAVGEEIDRDALLRLLVDVQYTRNDMSFTRGSFRVRGDTVEIIPSYEELAIRIEFFGDEVEALYYLHPLTGDVIRQVDTVRIFPATHYVAGPERMERAMKGIEEELEQRLTELENKGKLLEAQRLRMRTTYDLEMMRQVGFCSGIENYSRHIDGRGAGSAPATLIDYFPDDFLLVIDESHVTVPQIGGMYEGDMSRKRNLVDYGFRLPSAVDNRPLTWDEFVDRIGQTVYLSATPGPYELGQTDGEFVEQVIRPTGLLDPKVVVKPTKGQIDDLIHEIRERTDRDERVLVTTLTKKMAEDLTDYLLELGIRVRYLHSEVDTLRRVELLRQLRLGEFDVLVGINLLREGLDLPEVSLVAILDADKEGFLRSTTSLIQTIGRAARNVSGEVHMYADKVTDSMQNAIEETERRREKQIAYNEAAGIDPQPLRKKIADILDQVYKEADDEVGGSGRNATRGRRAQGDNPKGSTSAGVIERRDTSTMPRAELADLIAQLTDQMMSAARDLQFELAGRLRDEIADLKKELRGMDAAGIQ is encoded by the coding sequence ATGGCGTTCCCCGCAGAGAAACCGGTCCTCGCGCATTCCGAGTTCCGCCCGATCGGAGAGATCGAGCGGGCCGACGGGCGTTTCGAGGTCGTCAGCGAGTACGAACCCGCCGGTGACCAGCCGGCCGCGATCGACGACCTGGAACGCCGGATCACGGCGGGGGAGCGCGACATCGTCCTGCTCGGCGCCACCGGTACCGGCAAGTCGGCGACGACGGCCTGGCTGATCGAGCGGGTCCAGCGTCCGACGCTGGTCATGGCGCCCAACAAGACACTGGCCGCCCAGCTCGCCAACGAGTTGCGCGAGATGTTGCCCAACAATGCGGTGGAGTATTTCGTCTCCTATTACGACTATTACCAACCCGAGGCGTACATCGCCCAGACCGACACCTACATCGAGAAGGACTCGTCGATCAACGACGACGTGGAGCGCCTGCGGCACTCGGCGACGTCGAGTCTGCTGTCCCGGCGCGACGTCGTCGTGGTGGCGTCGGTGTCGTGCATCTACGGCTTGGGCACCCCGCAGTCCTATCTGGACCGCTCGGTGGAGATGGCGGTGGGCGAGGAGATCGACCGGGACGCCCTGTTGCGCCTGCTCGTCGACGTCCAGTACACGCGCAACGACATGTCCTTCACCCGCGGCAGCTTCCGCGTCCGCGGGGACACCGTCGAAATCATCCCGTCCTATGAGGAACTGGCGATCCGGATCGAGTTTTTCGGCGACGAGGTGGAGGCGCTCTACTACCTGCACCCGCTCACCGGTGACGTGATCCGACAGGTCGACACCGTCCGCATCTTCCCGGCCACCCATTACGTGGCCGGGCCGGAGCGGATGGAGCGCGCGATGAAGGGGATCGAGGAGGAACTCGAGCAGCGGCTGACCGAGCTGGAGAACAAGGGCAAACTGCTCGAGGCCCAGCGGTTGCGGATGCGGACGACCTATGACCTGGAGATGATGCGGCAGGTCGGGTTCTGCTCGGGCATCGAGAACTATTCGCGCCACATCGACGGCCGCGGTGCCGGCTCGGCACCGGCCACGCTGATCGACTATTTCCCCGACGACTTCCTGCTGGTCATCGACGAGTCGCACGTGACCGTGCCGCAGATCGGCGGCATGTACGAGGGGGACATGTCCCGCAAGCGCAACCTGGTCGACTACGGCTTCCGGCTGCCCTCCGCGGTGGACAACCGCCCGCTGACCTGGGACGAGTTCGTCGACCGGATCGGCCAGACCGTCTACCTGTCGGCGACCCCGGGTCCCTACGAGTTGGGGCAGACCGACGGCGAATTCGTCGAGCAGGTGATCCGGCCGACCGGCCTGCTGGACCCCAAGGTCGTGGTCAAACCGACCAAGGGACAGATCGACGACCTCATCCACGAGATCCGCGAGCGCACCGACCGCGACGAGCGCGTCCTGGTCACGACGCTGACCAAGAAGATGGCCGAGGATCTCACCGACTACCTGCTGGAGTTGGGGATCCGGGTGCGGTACCTGCACTCGGAGGTCGACACCCTGCGCCGCGTCGAACTGCTGCGCCAACTGCGCCTGGGCGAGTTCGACGTCCTCGTCGGCATCAACCTGCTGCGCGAGGGCCTGGACCTGCCCGAGGTGTCGCTGGTCGCGATCCTCGACGCGGACAAGGAGGGCTTCCTGCGCAGCACCACGTCGTTGATCCAGACCATCGGCCGCGCGGCGCGCAACGTCTCCGGCGAGGTCCACATGTATGCCGACAAGGTGACCGACTCGATGCAGAATGCCATCGAGGAAACCGAGCGCCGGCGCGAGAAACAGATCGCCTACAACGAGGCGGCGGGAATCGATCCGCAGCCGTTGCGGAAGAAGATCGCCGATATCCTCGACCAGGTTTACAAGGAGGCCGACGACGAGGTCGGCGGGTCGGGCCGCAACGCCACCCGTGGCCGTCGCGCCCAGGGCGACAACCCGAAGGGCTCCACGAGCGCCGGGGTCATCGAACGCCGGGACACCTCAACGATGCCTCGGGCCGAGCTGGCCGACCTGATTGCCCAGCTCACCGACCAGATGATGTCGGCGGCGCGCGACTTGCAGTTCGAGCTCGCGGGGCGGCTGCGCGATGAGATCGCCGACCTGAAGAAGGAACTGCGCGGCATGGACGCCGCGGGCATCCAATAG
- a CDS encoding universal stress protein encodes MAAYNTVVVGTDGSESSMKAVERAGALAGETATLVIACAYFPNEGRDIGAMSDVLKEEAYQVHGSAPTEEILRTAKERAGAAGAKLIQQRPVKGAPVDALLQLVVDVKADLLVVGNKGLNTLSGRLLGSVPADAARKAAVDVLIVHTT; translated from the coding sequence ATGGCTGCATACAACACCGTGGTAGTGGGCACCGACGGGTCGGAGTCCTCGATGAAGGCGGTGGAACGCGCTGGGGCATTGGCCGGGGAGACGGCCACCCTCGTGATTGCGTGTGCCTACTTCCCCAATGAGGGACGCGACATCGGCGCGATGTCCGACGTCCTCAAGGAAGAGGCCTACCAGGTTCACGGCTCGGCGCCGACCGAGGAGATCCTGCGCACCGCCAAGGAGCGCGCCGGTGCCGCCGGCGCCAAGCTGATCCAGCAGCGCCCGGTCAAGGGTGCCCCCGTCGACGCATTGCTGCAGCTGGTCGTCGACGTCAAGGCCGACCTGCTGGTCGTCGGCAACAAGGGCCTCAACACGCTGTCGGGCCGCCTGCTCGGTTCGGTTCCGGCCGACGCCGCGCGCAAGGCCGCGGTCGACGTGCTCATCGTCCACACGACGTAA